A window from Solanum stenotomum isolate F172 chromosome 5, ASM1918654v1, whole genome shotgun sequence encodes these proteins:
- the LOC125864125 gene encoding subtilisin-like protease, producing MDLKFISTFLCFVLLHSSKTFGDHFTNQSDLETYIVHLEFPDQLFSNSKDLLLWHQSFLPTNSNHSSRILYSYRHVFNGFAATLSSDEVREMEKKPGFVSARPQRLFQLLTTHTPSFLGLHQNVGLWNASNSGKGVIIGILDTGIAPQHPSFNDNGMPNPPLKWKGKCEFNVTTYCNKKLIGARNYVQPDRFPLDLAGHGTHTSSTAAGNFVDGANFFGNANGTAVGIAPRAHVAMYKVCFAIFCLEYKILAGLDAAIEDGVDVISLSLGFGHSRSPLYNDTIAIGAYSAMEKGIFVSCSAGNDGPGSGTVQNGAPWILTVGASTTDRKIRAVAVLGNGAEYEGESAFQPTNFSQKLLPLVNGKYCDLLHSIDVKGKIVLCDTKRGLYREQIARTVKSAGGAGMILMNNKEGGSTTLAVYDVFSMTQVSYKDGQEIINYMKSTSTPVATISYKGTKIGDKHAPTVAYFSSRGPCLQSQGILKPDIIGPGVNILAAWPTQIEGETTSASSSSSLTFNILSGTSMSCPHLAGVAALLKSAHPDWSPAAIKSAIMTTADLVNLGNDPIQDETLEPADLLAIGSGHVNPSRANDPGLIYDIQPEDYIPYLCGLNYTDDQVSVIVKKKVHCTSSIPQSELNYPSFSIPKESSAQTYTRTVTNVGEAISAYTVKVSGLKGVEVTVNPKILKFTVLNQKASYNVTVKALDLTGHSQGYIVWSSDRYSVRSPIHVFPHISVI from the coding sequence ATGGATCTGAAATTCATTTCTACTTTTCTCTGCTTTGTCCTACTTCATTCATCAAAAACATTTGGTGACCATTTCACTAATCAAAGTGATTTAGAAACTTATATAGTACATCTTGAATTTCCTGATCAACTTTTCTCAAATTCCAAAGATTTACTTCTCTGGCATCAATCATTTTTGCCTACAAATTCGAATCACTCATCACGCATTCTATATTCTTATCGTCATGTGTTCAATGGTTTTGCTGCTACGTTGTCATCAGATGAAGTGAGAGAAATGGAAAAGAAGCCCGGTTTTGTGTCAGCGCGTCCCCAAAGACTATTTCAGTTGCTCACCACACACACACCAAGTTTCCTTGGCTTGCACCAGAATGTTGGTTTGTGGAATGCATCAAATTCAGGTAAAGGTGTGATTATTGGTATATTAGATACTGGAATTGCTCCTCAACATCCTTCATTTAATGATAATGGAATGCCTAATCCACCACTTAAATGGAAAGGCAAATGTGAGTTCAATGTTACAACTTATTGTAACAAGAAGCTTATTGGAGCAAGAAATTATGTGCAACCGGATAGGTTTCCTTTGGACTTAGCTGGACATGGGACACATACTTCAAGCACAGCCGCGGGGAACTTTGTGGATGGTGCCAATTTTTTTGGTAATGCTAATGGCACGGCTGTTGGCATTGCGCCCCGAGCTCATGTGGCCATGTACAAAGTCTGTTTTGCAATTTTTTGTCTAGAATACAAGATTTTAGCTGGTCTTGATGCTGCAATTGAAGACGGTGTGGATGTGATTTCCCTTTCACTTGGATTCGGACACTCTCGGTCACCTTTATATAATGATACTATAGCTATTGGCGCATATAGCGCGATGGAGAAGGGgatttttgtaagttgctctGCAGGAAATGATGGACCGGGTAGTGGTACTGTGCAAAACGGGGCCCCGTGGATTCTCACAGTTGGTGCTAGCACAACAGATAGAAAGATAAGGGCGGTTGCAGTTTTGGGTAACGGAGCTGAGTATGAAGGCGAATCAGCTTTCCAACCAACGAATTTTTCGCAAAAATTATTACCACTTGTGAATGGCAAGTACTGTGATTTGTTGCATTCGATCGAtgtcaagggtaaaatagtgTTGTGTGATACAAAACGTGGCTTGTATAGAGAACAAATAGCAAGAACAGTGAAAAGTGCTGGTGGTGCTGGCATGATTCTCATGAATAATAAGGAAGGTGGCTCTACAACATTGGCAGTATATGATGTCTTTTCCATGACACAGGTTAGTTACAAGGATGGACAAGAGATCATAAACTATATGAAATCAACATCAACACCAGTTGCAACAATATCATACAAGGGAACAAAGATTGGAGACAAGCACGCGCCAACGGTTGCTTACTTTTCTTCTAGGGGACCATGTCTGCAGAGTCAGGGCATACTAAAGCCGGACATTATTGGCCCTGGAGTGAATATCCTTGCAGCTTGGCCAACCCAAATAGAGGGTGAGACAACATCtgcatcttcatcttcatcattgACGTTTAACATCCTTTCTGGAACGTCGATGTCTTGCCCTCACCTTGCAGGAGTTGCAGCATTGTTAAAGAGTGCACATCCAGATTGGTCTCCAGCTGCAATTAAATCCGCAATCATGACCACAGCTGATCTTGTTAACCTTGGAAACGATCCAATTCAGGACGAGACACTAGAACCTGCTGATCTACTTGCAATCGGATCAGGGCATGTGAATCCATCAAGAGCAAATGATCCAGGGCTCATTTATGACATCCAGCCCGAAGATTATATCCCATACTTATGTGGCTTGAACTATACTGATGATCAAGTCAGTGTCATTGTGAAAAAGAAGGTACATTGTACATCAAGCATACCTCAATCAGAGTTGAACTACCCATCATTTTCAATTCCTAAGGAATCAAGTGCTCAAACTTATACAAGGACTGTGACTAACGTCGGAGAAGCAATTTCAGCTTACACAGTTAAAGTATCTGGGCTCAAAGGTGTCGAGGTGACTGTTAATcctaaaatcttgaaatttaCTGTGTTGAATCAGAAGGCATCGTATAATGTAACAGTTAAGGCATTAGATCTTACAGGTCATTCCCAAGGGTACATAGTTTGGTCTTCTGATAGGTATTCTGTTAGAAGTCCAATACATGTATTTCCCCATATAAGTGTGATTTAA
- the LOC125864126 gene encoding subtilisin-like protease yields the protein MDLKFISTFLCFVLLHSSKTLGDNFTNQSDLETYIIHLEFHDQVLSSSKDLHLWHQSFLPTNSNHSSRILYSYRHVFNGFAAILSSDEVREMEKKPGFVTARPQRIFQMHTTHSPSFLGLHQNVGLWNASNSGKGVIIGLLDSGINPQHPSFNDNGMPNPPLKWKGKCEFNVTTYCNKKLIGARNFADGATSPLDEAGHGTHTSSTAAGNFVDGASIFGNANGTAVGIAPRAHVAMYKVCYGYTCEEYRMIAGFDAAIGDGVDVISVSIGFEHYRPPLYDDTIAIGAYRAMEKGIFVSCSAGNSGPGSGTVANGAPWILTVGASTTDRKISAVAVLGNGAEYEGESAFQPTNFSRKLLPLVNGEDCESLFSSLKGKIVLCDTSGYTSRNEKGGNVKKVDGAGMILMNEKYRGSTTFSEYDAVPTTQVSYKDGQEIIHYMKSTSTPVAMITFKGTKIGDKHAPTVAYFSSRGPFVKSQGILKPDIIGPGVNILAAWPTPIEGETISASSSSSSMFNILSGTSMSCPHLAGVAALLKSAHPDWSPAAIKSAIMTTADLVNLGKNLIQDETLEPADLLTIGSGHVNPSRANDPGLIYDIQPEDYIPYLCGLNYTDDQVSSIVNKKIHCKSRIPQSELNYPSFSIPKKSIAQTYTRTVTNIGEAISAYKVEVFGLKGVEVTVNPKILKFTALNQKASYNVTVKSLDLTGNSQGYIVWSSDRYSVRSPIHVFPHISVI from the coding sequence ATGGATCTAAAATTCATTTCTACTTTTCTCTGCTTTGTCCTGCTTCATTCATCAAAAACATTAGGTGATAATTTCACTAATCAAAGTGATTTAGAAACCTATATAATACATCTTGAATTTCATGATCAAGTTCTCTCTAGTTCAAAAGATTTACATCTCTGGCATCAATCATTCTTGCCTACAAATTCGAATCACTCATCACGCATTCTATATTCTTATCGTCATGTGTTCAATGGTTTTGCTGCTATATTGTCATCAGATGAAGTGAGAGAAATGGAAAAGAAACCAGGTTTTGTGACAGCACGTCCCCAACGAATATTTCAGATGCACACCACACACAGTCCAAGTTTCCTTGGCTTGCACCAGAATGTTGGTTTGTGGAATGCATCAAATTCAGGTAAAGGTGTGATTATTGGTTTATTAGATTCTGGAATTAATCCTCAACATCCTTCATTTAATGATAACGGAATGCCTAATCCACCACTTAAATGGAAAGGCAAATGTGAGTTCAATGTTACAACTTATTGTAACAAGAAGCTTATTGGAGCAAGAAATTTTGCGGATGGGGCTACGTCCCCTTTGGACGAAGCTGGACACGGGACACATACTTCAAGCACAGCTGCGGGGAACTTTGTGGATGGTGCCAGTATTTTTGGTAATGCTAATGGCACGGCTGTTGGGATTGCGCCCCGAGCCCATGTGGCCATGTACAAAGTCTGTTATGGATATACTTGTGAAGAATACAGGATGATAGCTGGTTTTGATGCTGCAATTGGAGATGGTGTGGATGTGATTTCTGTTTCAATTGGATTCGAACACTATCGGCCACCTTTATATGATGATACTATAGCTATTGGCGCGTATAGAGCAATGGAGAAGGGgatttttgtaagttgctctGCAGGAAATAGTGGACCGGGTAGTGGTACTGTGGCAAATGGGGCCCCGTGGATTCTCACAGTTGGTGCTAGCACAACAGATAGAAAGATAAGTGCGGTTGCAGTTTTGGGTAACGGAGCTGAGTATGAAGGCGAATCAGCCTTTCAACCAACAAATTTTTCGCGAAAATTGTTACCACTTGTGAATGGTGAGGATTGTGAATCGTTGTTTTCAAGtctcaagggtaaaatagtgTTGTGTGATACAAGTGGTTACACGTCTAGAAATGAAAAAGGAGGAAATGTGAAAAAAGTCGATGGTGCTGGCATGATTCTCATGAACGAAAAGTATCGCGGCTCTACAACATTCTCAGAATATGATGCCGTTCCCACGACACAGGTTAGTTACAAGGATGGACAAGAGATCATACACTACATGAAATCAACATCAACACCAGTTGCAATGATAACATTCAAGGGAACGAAGATTGGAGACAAGCACGCGCCAACGGTTGCTTACTTTTCTTCTAGGGGACCATTTGTGAAGAGTCAGGGCATACTAAAGCCAGATATTATTGGCCCTGGAGTGAATATCCTTGCAGCTTGGCCAACCCCTATAGAGGGTGAGACAATATCtgcatcttcatcttcatcatcgATGTTTAACATCCTTTCTGGAACGTCGATGTCTTGCCCTCACCTTGCAGGAGTTGCAGCATTGTTAAAGAGTGCACATCCAGATTGGTCTCCAGCTGCAATTAAATCTGCAATCATGACCACAGCTGACCTTGTTAACCTTGGAAAAAATCTAATTCAGGACGAGACACTTGAACCTGCTGATCTACTTACAATCGGATCAGGGCACGTAAATCCATCAAGAGCAAATGATCCAGGACTCATTTATGACATCCAGCCCGAAGATTACATCCCATACTTATGTGGCTTGAACTATACAGATGATCAAGTCAGTTCCATTGTGAATAAGAAGATACATTGTAAATCAAGAATACCTCAATCAGAGTTGAACTATCCGTCATTTTCTATTCCTAAGAAATCAATTGCTCAAACTTATACAAGGACTGTGACTAACATTGGAGAAGCAATTTCAGCTTacaaagttgaagtatttggGCTCAAAGGTGTCGAGGTGACTGTTAATcctaaaatcttgaaatttaCTGCATTGAATCAGAAGGCGTCGTATAATGTAACAGTTAAGTCATTAGATCTTACAGGGAATTCCCAAGGATACATAGTTTGGTCTTCTGATAGGTATTCTGTTAGAAGTCCAATACATGTATTTCCCCATATCAGTGTGATTTAA
- the LOC125864127 gene encoding subtilisin-like protease has translation MDLKFISTFLCFVLLHSSKTFGDHFTNQSDLETYIVHLEFHDRLFSNSKDVFLWHQSFLPTNSNHSSRILYSYRHVFNGFAAMLSSEEVREMEKKPGFVSARPQRIFQMHTTHTPSFLGLHQNVGLWNASNSGKGVIIGILDCGIDPHHPSFNDNGMPNPPLKWKGKCEFNVTTNCNKKLIGARNFVQPDLSPTDDYGHGTHTSSTAAGNFVDGANFYGNANGTAVGIAPRAHLAIYKVCDAFYCLEYKILAGLDAAIEDGVDVISISIGFGHLRSPLYDDNIAIGTYSAMEKGIFVSCSAGNGGPRSGTVENGAPWILTVGASTTDRKISAVAVLGNGAEYEGESAFQPTNFSRKLLPLVNGTNCELFNTSDVKGKIVLCDSSSDLSRKDIARIVKKAGGAGMILMNEKYAGSTTFSQYDAVPTTQISYNDGQEITNYMKSTSTPVATITFKGTKIGDKHAPTVAYFSSRGPCMQSQGILKPDIIGPGVNILAAWPISIGGETTSLTFNILSGTSMSCPLLAGVAALLKSAHPDWSPAAIKSAIMTTADIINLGNDPIQDETLEPADLLTIGSGHVNPSRANDPGLIYDIQPEDYIPYLCGLNYTDDQVSAIVRKKVHCTSSIPQSELNYPSFSIPKESSAQTYTRTMTNIGEAISAYTVKVFGLKGVEVTVQPKILKFTALNQKASYNVTVKSLDLTGHSQGYIIWSSDRHSVRSPIKVFPHISVI, from the exons ATGGATCTGAAATTCATCTCTACCTTTCTCTGCTTTGTCCTGCTTCATTCATCAAAAACATTTGGTGATCATTTCACTAATCAAAGTGATTTAGAAACTTATATAGTACATCTTGAATTTCATGATCGACTTTTCTCAAATTCCAAAGATGTATTTCTCTGGCATCAATCATTTTTGCCTACAAATTCGAATCACTCATCGCGCATTCTATATTCTTATCGTCATGTGTTCAATGGTTTTGCTGCTATGTTGTCATCAGAGGAAGTGAGAGAAATGGAAAAGAAGCCAGGTTTTGTGTCAGCGCGTCCCCAACGAATATTTCAGATGCACACCACACACACACCAAGTTTCCTTGGCTTGCACCAGAATGTTGGTTTGTGGAATGCATCAAATTCAGGTAAAGGTGTGATTATTGGTATATTAGATTGTGGAATTGATCCTCATCATCCTTCATTTAATGATAATGGAATGCCTAATCCACCACTTAAATGGAAAGGCAAATGTGAGTTCAATGTTACAACTAATTGTAACAAGAAGCTTATTGGAGCAAGAAATTTTGTGCAACCGGATCTGTCCCCTACAGATGATTATGGACACGGGACACATACTTCAAGCACAGCCGCGGGAAACTTTGTGGATGGTGCCAATTTTTATGGTAATGCTAATGGCACGGCTGTTGGCATTGCGCCCCGAGCCCATTTGGCCATTTACAAAGTTTGTGATGCATTTTATTGTCTAGAATACAAGATTTTAGCTGGTCTTGATGCTGCAATTGAAGACGGTGTGGATGTGATTTCCATTTCAATTGGATTCGGACACTTACGGTCTCCTTTATACGATGATAATATAGCTATTGGCACATATAGCGCTATGGAGAAGGGgatttttgtaagttgctctGCAGGAAATGGTGGACCGCGTAGTGGTACTGTGGAAAACGGGGCCCCGTGGATTCTCACAGTTGGTGCTAGCACAACAGATAGAAAGATAAGTGCGGTTGCAGTTTTGGGTAACGGAGCTGAGTATGAAGGCGAATCAGCTTTCCAACCAACGAATTTTTCGCGAAAATTGTTACCACTTGTGAATGGTACGAATTGTGAATTGTTCAATACAAGCGAtgtcaagggtaaaatagtgTTGTGTGATTCAAGCAGTGACTTGTCTagaaaagacatagcaagaatAGTGAAAAAAGCCGGTGGTGCTGGCATGATTCTCATGAATGAAAAGTATGCTGGCTCTACAAcattctcacaatatgatgccGTTCCCACGACACAGATTAGTTACAACGATGGACAAGAGATCACAAACTATATGAAATCAACATCAACACCAGTTGCAACGATAACATTCAAGGGAACGAAGATTGGAGACAAGCACGCCCCAACGGTTGCTTACTTTTCTTCTAGGGGACCATGCATGCAGAGTCAGGGCATACTAAAGCCGGACATTATTGGCCCTGGAGTGAATATCCTTGCAGCATGGCCAATCTCTATAGGAGGTGAGACAACATCATTGACATTTAACATCCTTTCTGGAACGTCGATGTCTTGCCCTCTCCTTGCAGGAGTTGCAGCATTGTTAAAGAGCGCACATCCAGATTGGTCTCCAGCTGCAATTAAATCCGCAATCATGACCACAGCTGATATCATCAACCTTGGAAACGATCCAATTCAGGACGAGACACTTGAACCTGCTGATCTACTTACAATCGGATCAGGGCACGTGAATCCATCAAGAGCAAATGATCCAGGACTCATTTATGACATCCAGCCTGAAGATTACATCCCATACTTATGTGGCTTGAACTATACAGATGATCAAGTCAGTGCCATTGTAAGAAAGAAGGTGCATTGTACGTCAAGTATACCTCAATCAGAGTTGAACTACCCATCATTTTCAATTCCTAAGGAATCAAGTGCTCAAACATATACGAGGACTATGACTAACATTGGAGAAGCAATTTCAGCTTACACAGTTAAAGTATTTGGGCTCAAAGGCGTCGAG GTGACTGTTCAAcctaaaatcttgaaatttaCAGCGTTGAATCAGAAGGCGTCGTATAATGTAACAGTTAAGTCATTAGATCTTACAGGACATTCCCAAGGATACATAATTTGGTCTTCTGATAGGCATTCTGTTAGAAGTCCAATAAAAGTATTTCCCCATATCAGTGTGATTTAG